In the Candidatus Rokuibacteriota bacterium genome, one interval contains:
- the rseP gene encoding RIP metalloprotease RseP yields the protein MTTLVSFVVVVGLLILIHELGHFVMARWAGVGVERFSIGFGPVLLRWRSKETEYCLSVIPMGGYVKMMGEENPLEGGGSATVDPAKSFSLKPLWARALIVFAGPGMNFVLAAAILASVFVVQGRPVLPPVLGRIQPGGPAAEAGLRTGDRVVAAEGRPVTNWEDLFRVVLAARGETIQIVVLRGGEERKVALIPVRTKVRDIFGDERESWDLGARPFTPAKIGEVLAGYPAAQAGLQGGDSVVALDGAPIASWDELAEEIRKRPGRPVHLTLERAGQRLTLAVTPQPTKERGPGGEEIEVGRIGISPLPMVTFVRSNPIVAVGDGLARTAEMTWLTAIGLWKLVTGQLPVSTIGGPIQIAVTAGEQARQGITSLAFFTAVISVNLALLNLLPVPVLDGGHLLFFAIEAVLGRPLSLRKRELAQQVGFFLLLLLMVFAVYNDLVKNADHFFRFLR from the coding sequence GGGCTTCTGATCCTGATCCACGAGCTGGGGCACTTCGTGATGGCTCGATGGGCCGGGGTCGGGGTCGAGCGCTTCTCCATCGGCTTCGGCCCGGTGCTGCTCCGCTGGCGCAGCAAGGAGACCGAGTACTGCCTCTCGGTCATCCCGATGGGGGGGTACGTGAAGATGATGGGGGAGGAGAACCCCCTCGAGGGCGGCGGCTCGGCCACGGTGGACCCGGCCAAGTCCTTCTCCCTCAAGCCGCTCTGGGCCCGGGCCCTGATCGTCTTCGCCGGGCCGGGGATGAACTTTGTCCTGGCAGCCGCGATCCTCGCGAGCGTGTTCGTCGTTCAAGGGCGGCCCGTCCTGCCGCCCGTGCTCGGCCGGATTCAGCCCGGCGGCCCGGCGGCAGAGGCCGGGCTTCGAACCGGTGATCGGGTCGTCGCGGCGGAAGGGCGGCCCGTGACCAACTGGGAGGACCTCTTCAGGGTGGTCCTCGCGGCTCGCGGGGAGACGATCCAGATCGTCGTGCTCCGTGGGGGCGAGGAGCGCAAGGTCGCGCTCATCCCGGTCAGGACCAAGGTGCGCGACATCTTCGGCGACGAGCGCGAGAGTTGGGACCTCGGCGCGCGGCCCTTCACGCCGGCGAAGATCGGCGAGGTGCTAGCGGGATACCCCGCCGCCCAGGCCGGGCTCCAGGGGGGAGACAGCGTGGTGGCGCTTGACGGCGCGCCGATCGCGTCCTGGGACGAGCTGGCGGAGGAGATCCGCAAGCGGCCCGGCCGGCCGGTGCACCTCACCCTCGAGCGGGCGGGCCAGAGGCTGACGCTGGCGGTGACGCCGCAACCCACCAAGGAGCGAGGGCCTGGCGGAGAGGAGATCGAGGTCGGGCGGATCGGGATCAGCCCGCTCCCCATGGTGACCTTCGTCCGCTCCAACCCGATCGTGGCAGTCGGCGACGGGCTGGCGCGGACCGCCGAGATGACGTGGCTCACGGCCATCGGCCTCTGGAAGCTCGTCACCGGCCAGCTCCCGGTATCCACCATCGGCGGCCCGATCCAGATCGCGGTGACGGCGGGGGAGCAGGCCAGGCAGGGGATCACGAGCCTCGCCTTCTTCACCGCGGTCATCAGCGTGAACCTGGCGCTGCTGAACCTGCTGCCGGTCCCGGTTCTCGACGGAGGGCATCTGCTCTTCTTCGCCATCGAGGCGGTCCTCGGTCGTCCCCTCTCGCTCAGGAAGCGCGAGCTCGCCCAGCAGGTCGGCTTCTTCCT